The Salvia miltiorrhiza cultivar Shanhuang (shh) chromosome 1, IMPLAD_Smil_shh, whole genome shotgun sequence genome has a window encoding:
- the LOC131005904 gene encoding 7-deoxyloganetic acid glucosyl transferase-like, whose product MSSDLEEELPPHVVIFPFPAQGHMNCMLNLAHLFCLTDFHVTFVVSEFSHRLLLKNTSVPATFAAYPGFQFRSIPDGLPDDHPRSGARVADIVPAVANHMIPNFKKMMAEEDFLASPHRRPATCFVADGFHGFAADFAEENGLPLIYFRTPSASYLWAYFHVDHLIQAQEIPIKDKSMDGLVKGIPGMEGFLRRRDLPGFFRTDDVNDPLLQSLAAATRQIVRAQAVIFNTFDDLEGPIVSLMLEKLPRIFTIGPIHEQQKSRLMEKKSKASIVAGNFWAEDRSCIDWLNAQPRRSVIYVSFGSITVVTREQLMEFWHGLVNSSQRFLWVMRQDSVTGKDGDDRVPAELPEGTNEKGYFVKWAPQEEVLNHPAVGGFLTHSGWNSTLESIVAGVPMICWPYFGDQTINSRFVGEVWKIGIDIKDSCDRLIIEEAIREIMIVRKDEFLERADGMAKMAKKAVERGGSSYRNLDALIEYIKSLIT is encoded by the exons ATGAGTTCCGACTTAGAAGAGGAGCTGCCGCCGCACGTGGTGATTTTCCCATTTCCGGCGCAGGGCCACATGAATTGCATGCTCAATCTCGCTCATCTCTTCTGCTTAACCGACTTCCACGTCACCTTCGTCGTGTCGGAATTCAGCCACCGCCTCCTCCTCAAGAACACCTCCGTCCCCGCCACCTTCGCCGCCTATCCCGGCTTCCAGTTCCGGAGCATCCCCGACGGCCTCCCCGACGATCACCCCCGCAGCGGCGCGAGAGTCGCCGATATCGTCCCCGCCGTCGCAAACCACATGATCCCAAATTTCAAGAAAATGATGGCCGAGGAAGACTTCCTCGCTTCCCCCCACCGTAGGCCGGCCACGTGCTTCGTCGCCGACGGCTTTCACGGCTTCGCCGCTGACTTCGCGGAGGAGAACGGCCTTCCCTTGATCTATTTCCGAACTCCTAGTGCCTCCTACTTGTGGGCTTATTTTCATGTCGATCATCTCATTCAAGCTCAAGAAATTCCCATCAAAG ACAAGTCGATGGATGGATTAGTGAAAGGCATACCAGGAATGGAAGGATTCCTCCGCCGCCGCGACCTGCCGGGCTTCTTCCGCACCGACGACGTAAACGACCCGCTTCTGCAGAGCTTAGCAGCGGCGACGAGGCAAATCGTACGAGCACAAGCAGTCATCTTCAACACTTTCGATGATTTGGAGGGGCCGATTGTATCACTCATGCTCGAGAAATTGCCAAGAATCTTCACTATCGGTCCAATCCACGAGCAGCAGAAGTCGAGGCTCATGGAAAAGAAATCCAAGGCGTCAATTGTTGCAGGCAATTTCTGGGCGGAGGATCGGAGCTGCATAGATTGGCTTAACGCTCAGCCTCGGAGATCGGTGATCTATGTGAGCTTTGGGAGCATAACAGTTGTGACGAGAGAGCAATTGATGGAGTTCTGGCATGGTTTGGTGAATAGCTCGCAGAGATTCTTGTGGGTGATGCGCCAGGATTCCGTCACCGGAAAAGATGGAGACGATCGAGTTCCGGCCGAGCTGCCGGAGGGTACTAATGAAAAGGGTTACTTTGTGAAGTGGGCCCCGCAGGAGGAGGTGCTCAACCACCCTGCGGTGGGTGGGTTCTTGACGCACAGTGGATGGAACTCGACTCTCGAGAGCATTGTCGCTGGCGTGCCGATGATCTGCTGGCCTTATTTCGGGGACCAAACTATTAATAGTAGGTTCGTGGGCGAGGTTTGGAAGATTGGTATTGATATTAAAGATAGTTGTGATAGATTGATTATCGAGGAGGCGATTAGAGAGATTATGATAGTGAGGAAAGATGAGTTCTTGGAAAGGGCAGATGGTATGGCTAAAATGGCTAAGAAGGCTGTGGAAAGAGGAGGTTCATCGTATAGGAATTTGGATGCTCTAATTGAGTATATTAAGTCATTGATAACTTGA
- the LOC131005914 gene encoding 7-deoxyloganetic acid glucosyl transferase-like: MRCEQGQDLPPHVLIMPYPSLGHLNPMLNLAHLFCLSDFHVTFIISDFNHRRLLEHTTVLDAFARYPGFEFRALPDGLPDDHPRAGERTMEIIFSIEKVTVPLFKKMMVHENFLGGAARRRVTCLVTDAMSFAPEFAREHQLPLILFQTGSAAYSWSHFCFPQLLQAQEIPFRGEMDELVKSVSGMEGFLRRRDLPSHYRVDDVNDPILQGVIERLTVKEANIFNTCEDLEGPIVAEILKHVPRIFSIGPIHEQIKSRLTEKKADVSIIKANLWAEDQSCIEWLDAQPPKSVIYVSFGSITLMTREQVLEFWHGLLNSSQRFLWVIRPDSIIGNEGNDQVLEELMESSKEKGLLVEWAPQEKVLNHPAVGGFLTHSGWNSTLESITTGTPMICWPYFADQTINSRLVSEVWKIGLDIKDTCDRLIIENAVRDLMEVRKEEFLKKAKNMAKLVKKSVSKGGSSYTNMDDLLQFIKSLII; the protein is encoded by the exons ATGAGGTGTGAACAAGGACAAGATCTCCCGCCGCACGTGTTGATTATGCCGTATCCATCTCTGGGCCATCTCAACCCCATGCTCAATCTCGCGCATCTCTTCTGCTTATCCGACTTCCACGTCACCTTCATCATCTCCGACTTCAACCACCGCCGCCTCCTCGAGCACACCACCGTCCTCGATGCCTTCGCCCGCTACCCGGGGTTCGAGTTCCGGGCTCTCCCCGACGGCCTCCCCGACGACCACCCCCGCGCCGGGGAGAGAACCATGGAGATCATATTCTCCATCGAAAAAGTCACGGTGCCGCTCTTCAAGAAAATGATGGTCCACGAGAATTTCTTGGGCGGCGCCGCCCGTAGACGCGTGACTTGCTTGGTTACAGATGCTATGAGCTTCGCCCCCGAGTTTGCTAGAGAGCATCAGCTTCCGCTCATCCTCTTCCAAACTGGTAGCGCCGCCTACTCCTGGTCTCATTTTTGCTTTCCTCAGCTGCTTCAAGCTCAAGAAATTCCTTTCCGAG GAGAAATGGATGAATTAGTTAAAAGTGTATCAGGAATGGAAGGTTTTCTCCGGCGGCGTGACCTGCCGAGTCATTACCGTGTTGACGATGTAAACGACCCTATTCTTCAAGGAGTAATAGAGCGACTAACCGTGAAAGAAGCGAACATATTTAACACTTGTGAAGATCTCGAGGGGCCGATAGTTGCAGAGATACTGAAGCATGTGCCGAGAATTTTCTCCATCGGTCCAATCCACGAGCAAATTAAATCCAGACTGACGGAGAAGAAGGCGGATGTGTCTATCATCAAGGCGAATCTATGGGCGGAAGACCAAAGTTGCATCGAGTGGCTGGATGCGCAGCCGCCTAAATCCGTCATCTATGTGAGCTTCGGGAGCATAACACTTATGACGAGAGagcaagtgttagagttctggCACGGCTTGCTCAACAGTTCGCAGAGATTCTTGTGGGTGATAAGGCCGGATTCCATCATCGGCAATGAAGGAAATGATCAAGTTTTGGAGGAATTAATGGAAAGTAGTAAAGAAAAGGGTTTGTTGGTGGAGTGGGCACCGCAGGAAAAGGTGCTTAACCACCCTGCGGTGGGCGGGTTCCTGACACACAGTGGATGGAACTCGACTCTTGAGAGCATCACGACGGGCACACCAATGATATGTTGGCCTTATTTTGCCGATCAAACCATTAATAGTAGGTTGGTGAGTGAGGTTTGGAAGATTGGATTGGACATCAAAGATACTTGTGATAGATTGATTATTGAGAATGCAGTGAGGGATTTGATGGAAGTTAGAAAAGAAGAGTTTTTGAAAAAGGCAAAGAATATGGCTAAACTTGTCAAAAAATCTGTTAGTAAAGGTGGTTCGTCGTATACTAATATGGATGACCTGCTTCAGTTTATCAAGTCATTGATAATTTGA